Proteins encoded together in one Bacteroides zoogleoformans window:
- a CDS encoding AbgT family transporter, translating into MSRLRMPHPATMFFLLTLAVILLSWIFDIYGLSVPHPQTGEEIRVQSLLSPEGIRWLLRHVITNFTGFAPLGLVIVAMFGIGVAQHSGFIDACIRRGVRSKLAPWRTLIGVIILGLLSNVVGDAGYIILLPIAATLFQFVGLHPIGGIITAYVSVSCGYSANIFLTTLDSMLAASTQEAADMSNVVSGQTGPLCNYYFFFASTFLLTFVIYYITRKSLLPGLGKYEGNIRFGGYKQLSRKERRALIGSVMVALLYIGIIVWATFSPWGILRGVNGGLIRSPFIVGILFLLSLGIGLTGMIYGFASGRYRTDGDMIEGLTQPMKLLSVYFVITFFAAQMFACFEYSHLDRCIAIMGANLLFSVRLSSIWVLILFILFTALVNMIMVSATAKWTFMSFIFVPVLAGMGISPDMVQCAYRIGDSATNAITPFIFYMPLVLTYMQQYDKQSTYGSLLKYTWKYSLTILFSWTLLLVLWHISGLPLGL; encoded by the coding sequence ATGAGTAGATTGCGCATGCCACACCCCGCCACGATGTTCTTCCTGCTGACGCTGGCAGTCATCCTTCTATCATGGATATTCGACATCTATGGTCTGAGCGTGCCGCATCCGCAGACGGGTGAAGAGATACGCGTGCAAAGCTTGCTGAGTCCGGAAGGCATACGCTGGCTATTGCGTCATGTGATCACTAACTTTACGGGATTTGCTCCTCTGGGTTTGGTGATTGTGGCTATGTTTGGAATCGGCGTGGCTCAACATTCGGGATTCATTGACGCATGTATCCGCAGAGGGGTGCGAAGCAAACTCGCTCCTTGGCGCACGCTCATTGGGGTGATAATCTTGGGCTTGCTCTCCAATGTGGTGGGAGATGCAGGATATATCATTTTGCTCCCCATAGCAGCCACTTTATTCCAATTCGTCGGTTTGCATCCCATAGGAGGAATAATCACAGCATACGTTTCCGTATCTTGCGGATATAGTGCTAATATCTTCTTGACGACTTTGGATTCCATGCTTGCCGCTTCTACTCAGGAAGCGGCTGATATGTCCAACGTAGTTTCCGGACAAACGGGACCTCTGTGCAATTATTATTTTTTCTTTGCCTCTACTTTCCTGCTCACATTTGTCATTTACTATATAACCCGCAAGAGCTTGCTGCCCGGTTTAGGCAAGTACGAAGGCAACATTCGTTTCGGCGGATACAAACAATTATCCCGGAAAGAACGAAGGGCACTGATAGGTTCCGTTATGGTGGCTTTGCTGTATATAGGCATTATCGTATGGGCCACTTTCTCTCCGTGGGGCATACTGCGTGGCGTCAATGGCGGACTTATTCGTTCTCCTTTCATCGTGGGCATTCTCTTTCTGCTATCTCTTGGCATAGGATTGACAGGGATGATATACGGCTTTGCTTCAGGACGCTATCGCACGGACGGTGATATGATAGAAGGACTGACGCAACCCATGAAATTACTGAGTGTGTACTTTGTGATCACTTTCTTTGCCGCACAAATGTTTGCATGTTTCGAGTATTCTCATTTGGACAGATGCATAGCCATCATGGGAGCAAATTTGCTTTTTTCTGTACGTTTAAGCAGTATATGGGTTTTGATATTGTTCATTCTGTTCACGGCCTTGGTCAACATGATTATGGTATCGGCCACCGCCAAATGGACTTTCATGTCATTCATCTTTGTTCCGGTATTGGCGGGTATGGGCATCTCGCCGGACATGGTTCAATGCGCATATCGCATTGGTGACAGCGCCACCAATGCCATTACGCCCTTTATCTTTTACATGCCCCTCGTACTGACTTATATGCAGCAATATGACAAGCAGTCAACTTATGGCTCACTCTTAAAATATACCTGGAAATATTCACTTACCATCCTGTTTTCCTGG
- a CDS encoding DUF5932 domain-containing protein gives MEDKKFKVIIVEDVKLELKGTEEIFRHEIPNAEIIGTAMTEQEFWTLMENGVPDLVLLDLGLGGSTTIGVDICRNIIKRYPDVHVLIFTGEILNEKLWVEVLEAGADGIILKTGELLTKTDVQAVMDGKKMVFNHPILEKIVERFKKSVLNDAKRQEAIISYDIDEYDERFLRHLALGYTKEMIANLKGMPFGVKSLEKRQNDLVGRLFSSDERVGVNATRLAVRALELRILNIDNLEADDE, from the coding sequence ATGGAAGATAAAAAATTCAAAGTAATCATCGTTGAGGATGTCAAACTGGAACTGAAAGGCACGGAAGAAATTTTCCGTCATGAGATACCTAATGCTGAAATCATTGGCACTGCTATGACAGAACAAGAGTTTTGGACTTTGATGGAAAACGGCGTGCCCGACCTCGTCTTGCTTGACTTAGGTTTGGGAGGCTCTACTACCATCGGGGTGGATATATGCCGCAACATTATCAAACGCTACCCCGACGTGCATGTCCTGATATTCACCGGAGAAATACTGAACGAGAAATTATGGGTAGAGGTGCTTGAAGCAGGAGCTGACGGCATCATTCTGAAAACCGGCGAACTGCTAACCAAAACCGATGTACAGGCTGTGATGGATGGTAAAAAAATGGTCTTCAACCATCCTATCTTAGAGAAGATTGTAGAGCGATTTAAGAAATCGGTGTTGAATGATGCTAAACGTCAGGAAGCTATTATCAGCTATGACATCGATGAATACGACGAGCGGTTCCTTCGCCATCTGGCATTGGGATATACCAAGGAGATGATAGCCAATCTGAAAGGCATGCCGTTTGGAGTGAAGTCGTTGGAGAAGCGTCAGAACGATTTGGTGGGACGTCTCTTTTCTTCCGACGAAAGGGTAGGGGTGAATGCTACCCGATTGGCCGTACGCGCATTAGAACTCCGCATCTTGAACATCGACAATCTGGAGGCCGACGATGAGTAG
- a CDS encoding IS110 family RNA-guided transposase, whose translation MKRVQSNTLDFSGQNIYVGIDVHLKSWSVAILSKHSVLRRFRQDPEPEALHKYLVSNYPGANYFSVYEAGFCGFWIHEKLTDLGINNIVVNPADVPTMSKEKLRKTDAVDCNKLARELRSGSLEGIYVPGTDILEMRSLIRLRNLIVKDSTRAKNRIKSLLRFHGVEIPEEFTRSSIGCWSKRFLNWLHCLELSTEYGKKTLELHLEQFIRLRKMLLQETRAIREISRKAPFDKPIRLLTSVPGIGVTTAATLMVEIDDIVRFSNADHLASFIGLVPMCHSSGDNDNVGDITPRRHFMLRCLLVEAAWVAIRKDPAMTMAYTEYRKRMNPQKAIVKIARRLVNRVYFVLKHEKEYVPCVIK comes from the coding sequence ATGAAACGTGTACAAAGTAACACATTAGATTTTAGTGGACAAAATATTTACGTAGGAATTGATGTCCACCTGAAGAGTTGGTCGGTAGCAATCTTATCGAAACATTCAGTACTGAGAAGATTCAGACAAGATCCGGAGCCGGAAGCGTTGCATAAATATTTGGTAAGCAATTATCCGGGTGCCAATTACTTCTCAGTTTATGAAGCCGGTTTCTGTGGCTTCTGGATACACGAGAAGTTGACGGATTTAGGTATCAACAATATAGTGGTCAATCCTGCGGATGTTCCGACGATGAGCAAGGAGAAATTACGTAAGACCGATGCGGTGGATTGCAACAAGCTCGCCCGTGAGTTACGTTCAGGTTCGTTAGAAGGGATATATGTTCCGGGAACTGACATCCTGGAAATGCGCTCTTTGATAAGGCTGAGAAACCTGATAGTAAAAGACAGCACACGTGCCAAGAACCGTATCAAATCATTGCTTCGTTTCCATGGAGTGGAAATACCGGAAGAATTTACCCGGAGTTCAATCGGGTGCTGGTCGAAGCGTTTTCTGAATTGGCTGCACTGCCTTGAACTCTCAACGGAGTATGGAAAGAAAACACTGGAGCTTCACCTTGAGCAGTTCATCCGCTTGAGGAAGATGCTGCTGCAGGAAACACGTGCCATCCGTGAAATATCCCGGAAAGCACCATTCGACAAACCGATACGCCTGCTGACATCCGTTCCGGGTATAGGTGTTACAACCGCCGCTACCCTGATGGTCGAGATTGACGATATTGTCCGTTTCAGCAATGCGGACCATTTAGCCTCTTTCATTGGATTGGTTCCCATGTGTCATTCCAGTGGTGATAATGATAATGTGGGTGACATTACACCCCGTCGGCATTTCATGCTCCGGTGTCTGTTGGTGGAAGCCGCATGGGTTGCCATCCGGAAAGACCCGGCCATGACAATGGCTTATACGGAATACCGGAAACGGATGAATCCGCAAAAGGCTATTGTGAAAATTGCCAGACGGTTAGTGAACAGAGTCTATTTTGTACTTAAACATGAAAAGGAATATGTGCCATGTGTTATCAAATGA